In Chrysoperla carnea chromosome 2, inChrCarn1.1, whole genome shotgun sequence, the following proteins share a genomic window:
- the LOC123291881 gene encoding uncharacterized protein LOC123291881 isoform X3, with translation MACLKTLVILCIIILINSINCDKISEIDTLRIDFINLEKDLWAKTLDSSKLDPTDRLSVETAGIEIIRRFKAFDNRIKELYPHGLEYGLEFLQKLWSWEIIRTYELSNVYNFYETFRRVQLRQIENAYSLSPEETWIEFSEPKIHDFQFSGVSELGNRIQEIVFNEQLFELTLKEANSDLCNLRQSPQQLLFNLYSTLALTELKGYSMMQFSYMLMKLYNKGNMTREVELMRKGYEDRTKRMIGAIKSVMQDASRDLWICDPKRHVPGESYIEVTQLLQGYVENEVDLNKDGTCRETCNEYSYTENYGCYKDLYCSKQRKCKGKIINCKYYDADMWICPSNASSGRRYDYIEYENGRVLGKKGYCQRGTQKVDSWWRWLFWRCSYCFCLCDEQGVNSDRYFNLRNVIADVGNNRVVTGLRFVKENRIIHLQIQQGELLPKGRINEATLEWVPVDKYSILDSGVVSGEDYHTLTWESRAIDLDDLETKPNHIVTGVRFRKVGSHLNFEIQARPFNFSTGLLVDPKNQYEWISNDNTDASLDNPRRQLRLNNPDVPTKFRISSAPDSQSNQFLHFTHTAIDKDAAQTTVPFLDAQSVVSQIPVPLSGAGIYHKGQLGSGGFIAPKIKTFDFTPYIIEPPKIFYPIQSELKSELKSEAQNGVITDLDFYEEDCVHNKYFFIVYLIPILLIGIVIGTVLRFRKTTLPLKQLAITYDV, from the exons atggcttgCCTAAAAACATTagtaattttatgtataataatattaataaattcaataaactgTGATAAAATTTCGGAAATCGATACATTACGAATAGACTTTATAAATTTGGAGAAAGATTTATGGGCGAAAACATTAGATTCATCGAAATTGGATCCAACAGATCGTTTATCCGTTGAAACAGCGGGCATAGAAATTATTCGACGTTTTAAAGCATTCGATAATCGAATCAAAGAATTATATCCGCATGGCTTAGAATATGGTttagaatttttacaaaagctATGGAGTTGGGAGATAATTCGTACATATGAATTAAGTAATgtgtacaatttttatgaaacatttcGTCGTGTCCAATTACGACAAATAGAGAATGCATACTCGCTATCGCCAGAAGAAACATGGATTGAATTTTCCGAACCAAAAATACATGATTTTCAATTTAGTGGTGTTAGTGAATTAGGCAATCGTATACAAGAAATTGTGTTTAATGAACAATTATTTGAATTGACATTGAAG gaaGCCAATTCTGATTTATGTAATTTACGGCAATCACCACAACAGctactatttaatttatacagtaCACTAGCATTAACGGAATTAAAAGGCTATTCAATGATGCAATTTTCCTATATgttaatgaaattatataataaaggaAATATGACTCGAGAAGTTGAACTGATGCGAAAAGGTTATGAGGATCGTACTAAACGAATGATTGGAGCTATTAAGAGTGTTATGCAAGATGCTAGTCGTGATTTATGGATATGTGATCCAAAACGACATGTTCCAG gTGAATCGTACATCGAAGTAACACAATTACTCCAAGGATACGTCGAAAACGAAGTAGATTTAAACAAGGACGGAACTTGTCGGGAAACATGCAACGAATATTCCTACACCGAAAATTATGGTTGTTATAAAGATTTATATTGTTCCAAACAACGAAAATGTAAAGGGAAAATTatcaattgtaaatattacGATGCCGATATGTGGATCTGTCCATCG aatgcaAGTTCCGGTCGACGATACGATTATATTGAGTATGAAAATGGTCGAGTGCTTGGTAAAAAAGGATATTGTCAGAGAGGGACACAAAAAGTCGATAGTTGGTGGAGATGGTTATTCTGGCGATGTTCGTATTGTTTCTGCTTGTGTGACGAACAAGGAGTCAATTCTGATCGATACTTTAATTTACGAAATGTAATCGCTGATGTTGGAAACAACAG agttGTAACCGGCTTAAGATTTGTTAAAGAAAATCGAATAATCCATTTACAAATTCAACAAGGTGAATTATTACCGAAAGGGCGTATCAACGAAGCCACTTTAGAATGGGTACCGGtcgataaatattcaattttggatAGTGGTGTTGTTTCTGGTGAAGATTACCATACTTTGACATGGGAATCGCGAGCAATTGATTTAGACGACTTAGAAACAAAACCAAATCATATCGTAACTGGTGTACGATTCCGTAAAGTTGGatctcatttaaattttgaaattcaagcACGACCATTCAACTTTTCAACGGGTTTATTAGTGGACCCAAAGAATCAGTATGAATGGATTAGTAATGATAATACTGATGCAAGTTTAGATAATCCCAg gcGGCAACTACGACTAAATAATCCAGATGTACCGACGAAATTCCGTATATCATCAGCACCCGATTCACagtcaaatcaatttttacattttacacacACAGCGATTGATAAGGATGCGGCGCAAACAACAGTACCATTTTTAGATGCTCAATCTGTGGTCTCACAGATTCCAGTACCTTTAAGTGGTGCTGGAATTTACCATAAAGGTCAATTAGGGTCTGGTGGTTTTATTGCaccaaaaatcaaaacatttgaCTTTACCCCATATATTATAGAACCaccaaa aatattttatCCTATTCAAAGCGAATTAAAAAGTGAATTAAAAAGTGAAGCTCAAAACGGGGTTATAACAGATTTGGATTTTTACGAAGAAGACTGTgtccataataaatatttctttatagtttatttaattcCAATTTTACTTATTGGTATAGTTATTGGTACAGTTTTACGTTTTCGTAAAACAACTTTGCCGTTAAAACAACTGGCAATAACTTATGACGTTTAG